In Granulicella sibirica, the sequence TGCGGCCTAGTAGCTCGTCGAGCTGATGCCGAAGCGTGCCGAAATTAGCTCGAACATCCGGGGTAAAGAAGAGGACGCGAGACTTGGCGAGTATTGCGTATACCTTCTTGTCCGTATCATCGCGAGGTCCCCAGCGAGTGAGGAGCGGCTCTACTGTTTGCCAGTGAGCGTAGCGTCTGGCCGACTGCGTTTTGCCCACGCCGGCAGGACCGTAGCAAAGGCCGATAAACCGCTCCTTACGAACGGCATTGGCAAATTCCAGGAACCGTCGGTGCTCTTTGGTGACGATGAAGGGCTCCGCACGGCGAGGCGCTTTACTTGTTCTCATACAAGGTCCTCCCGGTAGGTGCGTAGTTTCGGCTTTTGAGGTTCGGTAGCCGTGGGCTTAGGGGCAGGCGTCATCGCTGCGGTAGTGTGCGGTGCGAGGAACTCTGCAACCGGTGTAACGCGTTCCCTGATTTGCCCGCGAAGTGCACGACGATGATTCGAGCGCGCGGCCTGAATGTCTTTCAACGTAATTGCCTGACCACAATGCTCGGGACTGACCGCGGCAGAGAAAGCGGTTCCGGTGAAAGACACGGATTTCAGCAACATCGCGCGGGTCGTAGCGAATTGTGACGGCCTCTTTCACGTACGCGGCCAGGGTGGGGTCCATGTATCGGATTCCCTGAAAGTGGATGCCGTCACGGTGAATCGTGCGGGCTTTTGCGACCGAAATCAGCAGCAGGTCCAGATCTTCAAGGCTGTTCGGCGTGCGAGGCAGCCAGCTGTCACCAGACCACGCGGTTTGGGGCGGAAGCCGAATCTCGCGATGGGTTCGGGCGTTGTAGGTACCGACCAAGAAGGTGCCGAGCGCGCGGTCCAGTTCCGCCAGGGACAGCGTGGGTTCAGTTGCCGGCTTGCCGTGCATGAGGTAGCCGGGTAGCTCTGGCAGCAACTCGGTATTGAGAGTTCCGAATAGACGCTCGATCTTGCCTCGCCCTTGAGGACGGGCGATGGTCGAGTAGACCAGCTCGAAATGCAGGTCCACAGCTACCTGCTCAAGGTGTTTGCTTGTAAAGTCGCTGCCGTAGTCAACGTAGAGCACGTCTGGGATACCGTACACAGCCCAGAGCGGATCGGCCTTTCTCCAGATCGCTTGACCAAGCGCAAGCGATGTCTGGAAAGCGGACGGTGCATCTACA encodes:
- a CDS encoding AAA family ATPase — translated: MRTSKAPRRAEPFIVTKEHRRFLEFANAVRKERFIGLCYGPAGVGKTQSARRYAHWQTVEPLLTRWGPRDDTDKKVYAILAKSRVLFFTPDVRANFGTLRHQLDELLGRINVCIDQNTGKTTRTLPWEYVELVILDEAERLNTIALDYLRDLF
- a CDS encoding Mu transposase C-terminal domain-containing protein, which codes for MELIEGLFLKMPRPSAASVFRRVLTFYKERQWPSPSYSTVYAVISRLDPGMITLAHEGPASFRDKFELVHRHRASRPNAVWQAGHTQLDLLIRDASGKPVRPWLTTVIDDHSRALAGYSVFVDAPSAFQTSLALGQAIWRKADPLWAVYGIPDVLYVDYGSDFTSKHLEQVAVDLHFELVYSTIARPQGRGKIERLFGTLNTELLPELPGYLMHGKPATEPTLSLAELDRALGTFLVGTYNARTHREIRLPPQTAWSGDSWLPRTPNSLEDLDLLLISVAKARTIHRDGIHFQGIRYMDPTLAAYVKEAVTIRYDPRDVAEIRVFHRNRFLCRGQSRALWSGNYVERHSGRALESSSCTSRANQGTRYTGCRVPRTAHYRSDDACP